GCCCGTGGACCATCCGCATACGGGCGGTGGCGCGCCCTCACCTCATCCGCCCGCCCCGGGCGGGCGGTGTGTGTCGGTCGGTCCAGGAACTGCACGGGCACCTGGGGGCGGGCCTGGGCGCGGGTGCGCTGATGCGCGTCACCGCGACGGACGTCGGACGTGACGATCAGTCAGCCTCGGCGCTGAAGCCTTCGGTTCTATCAGCTCAGGCATGCCGGTGCCGAGCTGCGTCAGCCGCTTCGTGGGGCCGTCGGCTCAGGTCGGCGTGTCGCGGCGTCGATGCGGCTTAGCCTGCGGTCATGATGTTTCGTTCGCGTCGCCTGGAGGAGCTGCTCGGCGCTCGCCTGAGCGCGGTGACCTATGCCGATCTCGCCGGCCTGGTGGCCAACACCGAGGCGGCCGAGGACGAGGAACTGGACTACAAGCGCGAGATCACGGCCAAGGACGAGGCGGGCAAGGAGGAGTTCGCGAAAGACCTTGTCGCCTTCGCCAACCATCGCGGGGGAGTGCTCCTCGTCGGCATGACCGAAACCCAGGGCATCCCGCGTCGCGTCACCGACGCCGATCTGTCCGACGGGCACATGCGTCATCTGCAGCAGGTCGCCTCGCGCTGGACGTCGCCGCCGGTGCCGTTCGAAATGCGCGCCGTGCACAACCCGGAGAGTCCCGGCCGCGGGTTCCTGCTGATCGCGGTGCCCAGGACCGGCCTGCACCCGCACGCCATCACCATTGCGCCGGTCAGGGCGAGCGAGAACACCCTGCGTTACCCGCGCCGCTCGGGCAGCAAAACGACCTGGATGACCGAGACCGATGTCGCCACCGCCTACTACGACCGGCTCCGTGCGGCCGCCGCCCGCGACCAGCGCCGGGACGAGGTCGAGGCCGAGCTCTTGGCCGCGTTGCCGGCAAGCAACATCGCCCACCTCATCGTCACCGTCGTACCCGAGGCTCCCGGCACCATGGAGATCACTCAGGACAGCTACGAGCGGCACAAGCACACCCTGCTGAACACCTCGCTCCCGGGTCAGGGTGGCCGCGTCTTCCACGATGTGCGGATCGGCGCCCGCCGCCTCATCCCGCTCAGCGACTCCCGGGCCACCCAGCAGTACTACGGGCAGCTGCACCGCGACGGCGCCGGATCATTCGCCGGCCAACCCCAGCG
This DNA window, taken from Phaeacidiphilus oryzae TH49, encodes the following:
- a CDS encoding AlbA family DNA-binding domain-containing protein, whose amino-acid sequence is MMFRSRRLEELLGARLSAVTYADLAGLVANTEAAEDEELDYKREITAKDEAGKEEFAKDLVAFANHRGGVLLVGMTETQGIPRRVTDADLSDGHMRHLQQVASRWTSPPVPFEMRAVHNPESPGRGFLLIAVPRTGLHPHAITIAPVRASENTLRYPRRSGSKTTWMTETDVATAYYDRLRAAAARDQRRDEVEAELLAALPASNIAHLIVTVVPEAPGTMEITQDSYERHKHTLLNTSLPGQGGRVFHDVRIGARRLIPLSDSRATQQYYGQLHRDGAGSFAGQPQRNQRNQNGEEFHYSDPGAIVHLLLGALHLLGQHARDRCGATGTALAKACLVEAPTSIRMGPPDPRCTRCPATALTASTEPAGSSN